tatattctccCCAAACTCTCGGCCTCTTTCACTCAAATACATACGTTCTCTTGCAGGCGCACACAACAGTTTTACAGGTGTTCACTTCAAGGGCCTGGCTTCTAACTGattcctccccaaaaaaatcaaaaatgtttataCACAAAAATAAGTCATTTTGAAAGTAAGTAGTGCAACTCGAAAAGAGGCACTCACACTGTCTGTTCCATCAATCTACTGAACACGATAATCATGTTGACAGCTCCACGTACGACTTGTTTTTGAGGCggggaaaaaacatgttaGCGTTATTACAAAACTGTCAAAGCATCGTAAGAGGAACCACCAGGATCgtcaaatatgcaaaataaaacaaatgtactCCAGTCGGCTGATACCAAAGCTGCAAGTGAACCGGCTGATGACTGGAGGACGACTGACAGCGTCTTACACATCAGTTCCCTTGTACTGTCTCTTTCAGTcctaaacattctcctccgtGCAGGGAGCATTCGCACGCAATCAGCCCCCCCGAGATGGACCATCATTCGGGCCCGCCCTCCACCTCCCTCTGGCAGAAGTGTGCCAGTAACGTGTCCAGGTCGCGGCGGTCGGCGGCCGAGTAGAGCGAGCTCTCGCCCATCATGCTGAGAGCCATGCGCAGCGTGGACCAGATGTTGTCCGACATTACGGTGGCCGCAGTGCCGCAGAGGCTTTGCGCCGCTCTTGATTCCACGCCGGCGGCGGCCTGCCGCTGAAGGGACAACGCCTCCAGGAAGTGCTCCACCGCCTCCCTGAACATCAAGAAGACAATGAGCTCCAGCATTATCAAAGCGAGTAGAACGCTCAATAGATTTAAGTAAAGATACCTGAAAAACCTAATTCATCTCagaaactttttcttttcaactttGGTGGTAACTTTGAGGAGTATAAACAGCAAAGTTACAGTGCTGATTAGTGCCATCTGGTGCCCAGATGACTTAAATGCACCCACTGTGTGGTTTATGATTATCAAGTCAAAATTCATTGAAGTGTTACAAAAAGACGCTATGtggtagtaaaaaaaaaaaagactgtcgAATTAATTCCTGACACTGttgtaaaaaatgcaaaatagctTAATTGGGTGATGACGGTGTGTCAGTCTCACCTGTGTGCTCCTAAATTGACACAACTGATTCCGAGGTTGTAGCGACTGCGGACAAACCCCGGCTGCAGTTCCAAGGCTCTCCTGTAGGCGGCCACAGCCTCTTCTGAGCGGCTGCCGTTGGCTAGCGTGGCGCCCAGCTTGTTCCACAGTAAGTAGTCCTGAGAGACAGGATGATAGGATGATATTAAAATTGACCCCACGGGCAAATTGCTGGTCTCGACTGTGTGCTGAGGTTTCACTTCACCTGCGGGGTGACCGAGAGCGCCGCGGTGAAGCAGTCTACGGCTTTATCGTACTCGCCGCTGAGGTTGAAGAGGACTCCCAGACCGCACTGCAGTTGTGGGTCCACCTGCGCGGGGTTCGTGTTCGCCGCACGCAGGAACAACGTTTGTACGTCCGTGAACACGGCTCTGCAAGAGTGGagagaaaaccaaaaattaataatattgtactttgtaaaaacatgcaatgaaccagaatataaagaaaataagtTTGTCACGTCAATTCATTAACCATTGTGATGCTCCTTCTGGTATGAGAACTTTGACCACCAGGAGGCAGTATACTACCAAACAAGTATGCTACTCACTCTGGCAGCAGAGAGCCAAAGCGCTCCCTCTCCATTTCCCTTTCTCTGGACGCGTCCTGCTGGCGTTCCCGCTGATGCTGCTCCCACACGCTGGCGTACTTGGGGTTATGCTTGAGCCAGTCGCGGAGAGTCTCGCAGGCCTGCCTGTGCAGCGACTCGTTGGTGAAGCTGACAGCCAGCGCCATCAGAGAGGTCAGGTTGTCCTTCTTCAACGCCACACATCTGACGGACAAGATGGAGAAGAGGTTTTATGCGCTCCAGATTTTTATGATGTATTCGTGTACGCTGTCTGTGAAAGTGCGAAGCCCCAATCGAGCAATAACTCAGATCTGCTTACTGAATGTTAAACATAACAACGGAGCTACTTTCGAAAGAATCCTTGAAGATCTCGCCCAGCAGACTTTGTTTTACAATCGATCATTTTCATCACGACTCCTGAAGAATAGATGACTATAAAAAGCCAATCAATCATCAAGCAGAGTTGCTATAAAACGTGTAAGAGAGCAGATCTCACAGAAGTGGAACCATTTTTCATGTGTCACAATCAAGGATCGTAACAGCTAAAAGTGGCAAAGTTCCATCAGGACCTGGAAAGTCCTTCTGGTTCCAAGGATAAAAACTGAGCAAATGAAATCTGATTGAATTGTGACTACAGCATGGTGCTACATGAGGATTTTTCAAACCCAACCTTATTCGTGCAGGTAATCAATGTTCACAACTGACCTGCGGAGGGCGCTGATGGCAGCAAattcttgctcattttctgCCTGACATGTTCCCAAGTATTGCCAAGcctgaaataaaaatcataaaaataaacaaaaataataaagagcTATTATCAGCTGATGAAAACGGCCGTCGATTAACCAATCTTGAGCCGTTCCTAGCTCACCAGTTGGTTGTCTGGTTCTTTCTGTACGGCACTCTCAAAGAAGCGAACGGCCCCGGGGATATCCCCCGCCTCCATCCTCTTCACGCCCTCCGTCAGAGGGTCTTGGTGGGACAAGTAGGGGTTGTCCTcttcaaactggtagccctgaAAGCGAGACGGGCAAAACAAGAGGTTCAAACCCCGCCGGGCCAAAACCAAGCACCGCACAGACGAGACAGCGACCTTGTCGTAAGACGAGCTGAGCATCTGATCAAAGTCCGACAGCCAGGGGTGACTCTCCGCGTCTCGCTTTGCCATCTCCTCCCACTCCTGTTGCAGCTTCTCCCAGAAATCCACATCGCtctggggaaaagaaaaaaaaagaaggatggTAAAGTTTTACAGGAAGGCCGAGGAGGCGCGCAAGTTCCAAAACTGATTTATGAGCAGCAGAAAGAGGTGGAGGAATTTGCCCGCCTCTTCAAGTGCCATAATTCATCTGCAAATCCTCCACTTCCCAATCTGCCGGCTT
This DNA window, taken from Syngnathus acus chromosome 16, fSynAcu1.2, whole genome shotgun sequence, encodes the following:
- the pex5 gene encoding peroxisomal biogenesis factor 5 isoform X3 — its product is MAMRELVEAECGGANPLMKLTGHMTKEGGAWRHRATPSIPATPIEIATEDELVDEFLQPPPRPPHTFDMGQLLEEMQQIDQQSYRQAPQRAPDVAALALSGDWAAEFTSGSDSTSTPGLVALGDAADADWTKEFIAQAADPGRWAEEYLEQSEEKLWLGDFGDKENEWTKEYQPGEELRQTANELVSKVNDPKLQNTEFLRFIKQIGEGSVTVESRTDKQLTDKAQAEEAHNWASNLNQVSQESAEAWVDEFTAAGPEFQQAKAAVESDVDFWEKLQQEWEEMAKRDAESHPWLSDFDQMLSSSYDKGYQFEEDNPYLSHQDPLTEGVKRMEAGDIPGAVRFFESAVQKEPDNQLAWQYLGTCQAENEQEFAAISALRRCVALKKDNLTSLMALAVSFTNESLHRQACETLRDWLKHNPKYASVWEQHQRERQQDASREREMERERFGSLLPEAVFTDVQTLFLRAANTNPAQVDPQLQCGLGVLFNLSGEYDKAVDCFTAALSVTPQDYLLWNKLGATLANGSRSEEAVAAYRRALELQPGFVRSRYNLGISCVNLGAHREAVEHFLEALSLQRQAAAGVESRAAQSLCGTAATVMSDNIWSTLRMALSMMGESSLYSAADRRDLDTLLAHFCQREVEGGPE
- the pex5 gene encoding peroxisomal biogenesis factor 5 isoform X1, giving the protein MAMRELVEAECGGANPLMKLTGHMTKEGGAWRHRATPSIPATPIEIATEDELVDEFLQPPPRPPHTFDMGQLLEEMQQIDQQSYRQAPQRAPDVAALALSGDWAAEFTSGSDSTSTPGLVALGDAADADWTKEFIAQAADPGRWAEEYLEQSEEKLWLGDFGDKENEWTKEYQPGEELRQTANELVSKVNDPKLQNTEFLRFIKQIGEGSVTVESRTDKQLTDKAQAEEAHNWASNLNQFLMETGGGSLPLESTERNEKIDKAKAKQAQQWAKVVRQPKTANKPPEPSSLLQVSQESAEAWVDEFTAAGPEFQQAKAAVESDVDFWEKLQQEWEEMAKRDAESHPWLSDFDQMLSSSYDKGYQFEEDNPYLSHQDPLTEGVKRMEAGDIPGAVRFFESAVQKEPDNQLAWQYLGTCQAENEQEFAAISALRRCVALKKDNLTSLMALAVSFTNESLHRQACETLRDWLKHNPKYASVWEQHQRERQQDASREREMERERFGSLLPEAVFTDVQTLFLRAANTNPAQVDPQLQCGLGVLFNLSGEYDKAVDCFTAALSVTPQDYLLWNKLGATLANGSRSEEAVAAYRRALELQPGFVRSRYNLGISCVNLGAHREAVEHFLEALSLQRQAAAGVESRAAQSLCGTAATVMSDNIWSTLRMALSMMGESSLYSAADRRDLDTLLAHFCQREVEGGPE
- the pex5 gene encoding peroxisomal biogenesis factor 5 isoform X2 encodes the protein MAMRELVEAECGGANPLMKLTGHMTKEGGAWRHRATPSIPATPIEIATEDELVDEFLQPPPRPPHTFDMGQLLEEMQQIDQQSYRQAPQRAPDVAALALSGDWAAEFTSGSDSTSTPGLVALGDAADADWTKEFIAQAADPGRWAEEYLEQSEEKLWLGDFGDKENEWTKEYQPGEELRQTANELVSKVNDPKLQNTEFLRFIKQIGEGSVTVESRTDKQLTDKAQAEEAHNWASNLNQFLMETGGGSLPLESTERNEKIDKAKAKQAQQWAKVVRQVSQESAEAWVDEFTAAGPEFQQAKAAVESDVDFWEKLQQEWEEMAKRDAESHPWLSDFDQMLSSSYDKGYQFEEDNPYLSHQDPLTEGVKRMEAGDIPGAVRFFESAVQKEPDNQLAWQYLGTCQAENEQEFAAISALRRCVALKKDNLTSLMALAVSFTNESLHRQACETLRDWLKHNPKYASVWEQHQRERQQDASREREMERERFGSLLPEAVFTDVQTLFLRAANTNPAQVDPQLQCGLGVLFNLSGEYDKAVDCFTAALSVTPQDYLLWNKLGATLANGSRSEEAVAAYRRALELQPGFVRSRYNLGISCVNLGAHREAVEHFLEALSLQRQAAAGVESRAAQSLCGTAATVMSDNIWSTLRMALSMMGESSLYSAADRRDLDTLLAHFCQREVEGGPE
- the pex5 gene encoding peroxisomal biogenesis factor 5 isoform X4 translates to MAMRELVEAECGGANPLMKLTGHMTKEGGAWRHRATPSIPATPIEIATEDELVDEFLQPPPRPPHTFDMGQLLEEMQQIDQQSYRQAPQRAPDVAALALSGDWAAEFTSGSDSTSTPGLVALGDAADADWTKEFIAQAADPGRWAEEYLEQSEEKLWLGDFGDKENEWTKEYQPGEELRQTANELVSKVNDPKLQNTEVSQESAEAWVDEFTAAGPEFQQAKAAVESDVDFWEKLQQEWEEMAKRDAESHPWLSDFDQMLSSSYDKGYQFEEDNPYLSHQDPLTEGVKRMEAGDIPGAVRFFESAVQKEPDNQLAWQYLGTCQAENEQEFAAISALRRCVALKKDNLTSLMALAVSFTNESLHRQACETLRDWLKHNPKYASVWEQHQRERQQDASREREMERERFGSLLPEAVFTDVQTLFLRAANTNPAQVDPQLQCGLGVLFNLSGEYDKAVDCFTAALSVTPQDYLLWNKLGATLANGSRSEEAVAAYRRALELQPGFVRSRYNLGISCVNLGAHREAVEHFLEALSLQRQAAAGVESRAAQSLCGTAATVMSDNIWSTLRMALSMMGESSLYSAADRRDLDTLLAHFCQREVEGGPE